The Periplaneta americana isolate PAMFEO1 chromosome 16, P.americana_PAMFEO1_priV1, whole genome shotgun sequence genome segment gaaccatagtgggccaagcgccatttactgaatacgtagaaaacaaaggttaaaattaagttgttaccataattcaatggaaacctgtaacaagtgaaataaaatatacacattaaatctaaatgatgtcaatcttcattaaactatggttgcatgtaataaaaattaagaaacatgttaaaggaattgtcattgcaccaaatgagtgtctctggaccaaaattatcgcattttaattatttggatgcaatttaaattaagtaacatattaaacgatttatccttctatcaaacacgaatgttccctggatcaaatgttctattttaattatgtaattactttatatttacttctaacgggtgcagcggagcgcacgggtacggctagtatttaatataattggAAGTACAGTGTAAAGTGTTGTGGAAGATCCTTATTATCGGCATTGGAAATTCTGTCCACAGGCTGATCCTTCACCTGAACATCGAAGACCACGTGGCTACACCATCCTGAAACTCCATGGAGTAATGGTTGGAGGCAAATTTGGTGAAGAACCGAGGGAATTTCACTATCACAACAAAGTATTGGATGGCTACTCATCAGATAATGAGGACGAGGAAGCTGAACAGAAGAAAGTAACAAGGGTCATGTTCATAAAGAATAACGACTATGACGACTACGATTACGATCATGAAGATTATCCGGGGTTCGACGAAAACGAGCAATCTGAAGAAAAGAGTGAAGTGATCATAGATTATAAGGAGTTGAAAAAACAGTCATTCTAGGAAGAAGTAAAACATGATTTATtgctgtaatacaaaataattttaagaagGGGTTGCGAAAACAGACGTGAAATTAAAAAGTGGCGTAACTTTGAagacaaattataaaataaacattcacTTATATGATCTTAAAATAATTCGTGATATTCAGTGCATAATGTGacaatattatatctattcttgTAACAGGACTTCCtctcaaacaaaataatttttggtGTTAAAATTTTTAGCTCTACATTAAAATGTTTGTGAACTCGTGTGcagtaaaataatgtaattctCACTATAGTTTAAAAGTACCTGTAATGATTTACTCGTACACGGTCTTTAAATAAGTTTTATATCACAAAATATGTTTCATGTCTTCTAAAATGTtttgatttaaattttataataaaattgaactgTTATGTAAGTGAAATCTGtgttcattttaattaatctctATAAAATTGTCGACAACACATTCGGAGAGACATAACAGCACTTCTTTGGTCCACTATTTTTGTAGCAAGAAACTCTTCCACTTGTTTACAGTGGAAACTGTAATAAGTTAACATTTGAAGTCAGGAACTTCTGCTATTAAAATTACGTTTCCGTATTTCTTGCTAACTTTTTCCCATCTTTTGCGTACAGTACTAAAAATTACTGAATGATTTAAAGAGTAATTATGAATtgagtttttgtttaaattttacatgacatccaagtgaaatttatataattattatctaCATATTTCTAAGCTCATGCTAATAACAGTACTTAAGAGATGTCTACAGAGCTAAATACGGTCATTTCACATGGAAAATATTGGTACATTTGGATAATTCATTCAGGAAAATTCACTCAAGAAAATTGGATCAGAATTAttcatataatgaaaatttaatgATGATATTCTTCTACAATATTCATATAAATACTTCTTTAACTGTGACTATTTTTTTCCGAGATGAGTAACTGAAAAGTGTGTGTGCGCTCTCTAGAGAGAGTGAGGTTTTGAGTAATAGATAACTAAGGAGAAAATCTGTTTAACACAATATAGGAAAAAACTGGATTTTTTATGACAGTTAAAACGATTAGCAGCAGTGCGATGAATATGAGTAGGAttatgcatttgtgccctaacggATAAGTGGAGAACTCTGGAAGATCTACCCATCACGTAGTTCTAAAGATCACCACCTATGCAACGACACCGGGCGCTAGTCTTGTTACTCCGTCCGGATGAAGATAGATGGTGTTGATCGCAGTTTCGCATGCTGTTATATTCATTCATGTTACTACATATTAcctctttaaaaaaatatgttcatcATTTTAACCTCGATCTCCTCAATTAATACGAGTTtagaaatttttctttataccgcctgtctctctctttgtctcgTGAATGCATCAATAAAACATATAAATAGAGCTAAAGAGCGCTTAGCCCTCACAGCTGCTTTAAGGTgtgtaaattgtgtaaaatatatttataaataggaAGTAATGTTATCATAATGTAAAAGCATACTTTGTAGTCCTACAGTGTCCAGAAGTTATGGCCAGTGAAGTTTATTATATGGATTGAGTTGAATCGAGTCCCTCATTAAACTTCAAATACTACTACTTTTTATTATACGTATTTACTACATTTACTATTTttctatataacttatatatgtCCTTTTTCCACCACAGAGGCGGATAGTGCggtatacaatttaaaaaaaatgctgttTAGACAGCAGGATACTACATATATATCATAGCCACtcgcgtagctcaggcggtaacgcGTTTGTCTCATCCGCAGCTGCGCTCGGGCGTCTCttagattcctgcttgggctagCTACCTAGTTTCCTAACTGTGACGCAAATTTTCACTTAATACCATGGCGAGGCCTTGGATTCATctccaaatattatctcgctgtcaccaatcaaTTGTAATTCCTCTCACAATAAGTGTTCTTGAAAACGAATTTGCGAATATATATAAGCTACGTTCAGACAGTTTGTTAAATCTTATTCAATGCCTTACATTTTTGAAAGAGTAcaattttttattctttgcacATCTGTTATTTGTTTCACAATAGTAAtaaacgttacaagagcggtatgttgacattttcatggtcgaggaaaagattgaaaaagcgaaacgtagttgagcttttttaatttccgagaacatgaaaacaaacataccgctcgtgtatcgtacactattttgtgcgaagatcgtttattacatacctgaaagacgaatttctaattagttgcaatgaaatctccatcttggttcatgtttaatgactgcaacttcggaaaaccaaaatatctttcttcaacattgttgctataaaatgttttctgtgtttactatactccagcaggccgtgatatacgtctgtctttttttcccccagtctataaatgcgaacttaaaacaaacggtaaggttatgtaatgatttatttttcatttcaatattttaacaatattatttatacaacatattgcagtaataacatccgcatctggaatctcgttgattttttcacggcttccttaatgttacttgtatcaggaatgcaataagtttcgtggagtagtagactttacttgattttttgcaaatatttaaaaacaataattaacattgcaatttaggtgaaattgcagtggtaagtttccaatttataattattactatgttaaatgtctctaacaataatatgttaaaagcctaaagcagtgaaatgaatgtcgcgcttaagcggtaagaagagggaaattgttatgtgtgttacgttgggaatactgaatgtggtatttcacacttaccgcggaaaacaagcaaatacgcacgatctcgcacaaatatatatGTGAGCATTATGTATCGTATTTCATGTCTTCACcagatacacacacatacactcacataggaacacagagaaagagagaaggcggactcatttattgattttattttaatatggcgaatttaaatttacattttttttttcaaataattctaTAAGTGCATCATttgacatgtattttatttacaacaaaattGAAATGGATAAATTACACAAGCCATAGAAGTACCAGAGACGTATTAATAAACACATTCACAAagataaaatgtaacaaacaCATTTCACTAATAGCTATGCtatatatacaataatattgAACATTACACAATTGAATTATTTCACCTAAAAATATAGTTACGGTATGAAATGTGAGATTTTACGCTTCTGTATAAAGTTATGACAATACTTATACAAGTATTGACATGTTAACTAGGAAAAATAGGAAGAACAAGACTAACAAAGGAATTATGGTGATTATGATTATGGTGAAAACGATGACAACTATGAGGTTGATGAGGATGatgttggtgatggtgatggtgatggtgatgatgatgattcatatGAATTGACGACTGATTGTGAtgattttaattatgtttatgaCTCTAAAGATATCAAaataatgactattattattatgacaatgaCCACTACGATGTTAATAATGATGAAGAAAAACAAGTACCGGTAGAGGTTAAAGCTAAAAATGAACATGACTTACACCTGCTTGAAGTCAAAACATACAAAATTTTAGAAGTTACACATACATACGAGAAGACGAGAAAAATGCAACGCCGAACTTGCATTTTGTATCTCGTTAACAATTCGAATTATGACTAGGACAAAATCATTTCGTTCACTTCTTTTAGTAACTTATTTTAACACtaagaatttagtttaattttatgtctagaaattattagtatttgtataatagtaGGATTCCGAAAGACGAAATGATAAAGATTGTTTAAAGAGATTAATATTAAGAATGTAACGTGTTACGTGTAGGGTTTTTCGAAACTAAGAGGTAATTTTAAAATTGCtaatattttcctttattttctacacAATCTCAAAAAATTCTGGCACTagcttattacacaagaaattggAGTATTTCCATCACTATGGCAACGAATTATTTAGTTTGATTGTTCCAATGAACGTGTTATAAGTAGGCACTTTCCTGTAATTTGGCCAGCAAGGTCGCcagatatattttttcttttttatttggttatttaacgacgctgtatcaactacgaggttatttagcgccgatggaattggtgatagcgatatatttggcgagatgaggccgaggattcgccatagattacttgacattggccttacggttggggaaaacctcggaagaaacccaaccaggtaatcacccaaagcggtaatcgaacccgcgcccaagcctaattccggatcggcaggcaagcgcctttacCGACAGAGCTGAACCGGTGGCTCGCTAGATATTAACCCAGCAGATTATTTGTTGTGGGATTAACTGAAGGAAAGTGTATTCTTGAGTAAACCTACGACAAATTGTTGGCTTGAAGGACTTCATCACACACACTGTGGCAAATATTCCAGAACACGATCTCAGAGCTGCTGTATACAACACTGAAGAGAGGCTGTTACTTTTACAAAAAATGGTGGACACATACATCATCTGCGATGAAATTATGGCACCGGGTGGTACTACAAAAGATCCAATTCGTTGTGTAGTATGccaatgtcaaaatttttaagttccgtagaaaatgaagaaaatatgagcaTTGAAGTTACCTCTTATTTTTGAACAGCCCCTTATATCTGGTGCAACGAATAATTTTTAGTATGACTAGAAGGATATCATTTCCTTTACTTCTTCCATTGAATCCTTTTAACATTctgaattttgtttaaatttatttcacgatTACTAACGAGTTGCAAGTTCTCTGCAATAGTAGAATCTGGAAGACAAAATGATAAAGATGATTTGAGTagcttattattaaaaatgtaacgtaagatgtatttgaaaatgaaaataaagttgGTCAGACCAAATCTTAAACTTAGAATCTCAAATAAAGTTATAATTTGAAAGCCCTGAATATACACATAATAACGATTTTGATAAGGATAATATTATCAACAGTCTTTTAAATGGTGCCATTGCAGATTCCatcaaaattcaatttattataccTTCTCGTCAAAGACTAGTTCAGCAAACTGAGAGTTCAGTAATGAGTATTGCTGTAACTGGAGGACATGTGCGCAGGCGCTTGAAGAGCGATGACTGGGGCTGATCCTTCAGCTTCGTGGGGAATCTCCAGCTTCTTTTCTTCATGCAATGGAATCTCCACCTTCTCGTGGTGGTGGTGGGTAGGGTGAACGGCGTGACCTGACC includes the following:
- the LOC138691035 gene encoding uncharacterized protein — translated: MKFVEVAVLVILTLAIVEGIRKDESNKKSKADPSPEHRRPRGYTILKLHGVMVGGKFGEEPREFHYHNKVLDGYSSDNEDEEAEQKKVTRVMFIKNNDYDDYDYDHEDYPGFDENEQSEEKSEVIIDYKELKKQSF